The Streptomyces sp. Alt3 genome has a segment encoding these proteins:
- the rplN gene encoding 50S ribosomal protein L14 has product MIQQESRLRVADNTGAKEILTIRVLGGSGRRYAGIGDVIVATVKDAIPGGNVKKGDVVKAVIVRTVKERRRQDGSYIRFDENAAVILKNDGDPRGTRIFGPVGRELREKKFMKIISLAPEVL; this is encoded by the coding sequence GTGATCCAGCAGGAGTCGCGACTGCGCGTCGCCGACAACACGGGTGCGAAGGAAATTCTCACCATCCGTGTTCTCGGTGGCTCGGGTCGCCGCTACGCGGGCATCGGTGACGTCATCGTCGCCACCGTGAAGGACGCGATCCCCGGTGGCAACGTGAAGAAGGGTGACGTCGTCAAGGCCGTCATCGTTCGCACCGTCAAGGAGCGTCGTCGTCAGGATGGCTCGTACATCCGCTTCGACGAGAACGCCGCTGTCATTCTCAAGAACGACGGCGACCCCCGCGGCACCCGTATCTTCGGCCCCGTGGGCCGAGAGCTGCGCGAGAAGAAGTTCATGAAGATCATCTCGCTCGCGCCGGAGGTGCTGTAA
- the rpsQ gene encoding 30S ribosomal protein S17 encodes MSEKTVTETKTDRGFRKTREGLVVSDKMDKTVVVAVEDRVKHALYGKVIRRTNKLKAHDEQNAAGVGDRVLIMETRPLSASKRWRIVEILEKAK; translated from the coding sequence ATGAGCGAGAAGACTGTGACTGAGACCAAGACCGACCGCGGCTTCCGCAAGACCCGTGAGGGTCTGGTCGTCAGCGACAAGATGGACAAGACCGTCGTCGTCGCTGTCGAGGACCGCGTCAAGCACGCGCTGTACGGCAAGGTCATCCGCCGTACGAACAAGCTCAAGGCCCACGACGAGCAGAACGCTGCTGGCGTCGGCGACCGCGTCCTCATCATGGAGACGCGTCCGCTGTCCGCCTCGAAGCGCTGGCGCATCGTCGAGATCCTCGAGAAGGCCAAGTAA
- the rpmC gene encoding 50S ribosomal protein L29 gives MSAGTKASELRELGGEELLNKLREAKEELFNLRFQAATGQLENHGRLKSVRKDIARIYTLMRERELGIETVESV, from the coding sequence ATGTCGGCCGGTACCAAGGCGTCCGAGCTGCGCGAGCTGGGCGGCGAGGAGCTCCTCAACAAGCTCCGCGAGGCCAAGGAAGAGCTGTTCAACCTCCGCTTCCAGGCGGCGACGGGGCAGCTCGAGAACCACGGTCGGCTCAAGTCCGTCCGTAAGGACATCGCCCGGATCTACACCCTGATGCGCGAGCGCGAGCTGGGCATCGAGACGGTGGAGAGCGTCTGA
- the rplP gene encoding 50S ribosomal protein L16 has product MLIPRRVKHRKQHHPKRSGMSKGGTQVAFGEYGIQALSPAYVTNRQIEAARIAMTRHIKRGGKVWINIYPDRPLTKKPAETRMGSGKGSPEWWIANVKPGRVMFELSYPNEKIAREALTRAAHKLPMKCRIVRREAGES; this is encoded by the coding sequence ATGCTGATCCCCCGTAGGGTCAAGCACCGCAAGCAGCACCACCCGAAGCGCAGCGGTATGTCCAAGGGTGGCACGCAGGTTGCGTTCGGCGAGTACGGCATCCAGGCGCTGTCCCCGGCGTACGTGACGAACCGCCAGATCGAGGCAGCTCGTATCGCGATGACCCGCCACATCAAGCGTGGCGGCAAGGTCTGGATCAACATCTACCCGGACCGCCCCCTGACGAAGAAGCCTGCCGAGACCCGCATGGGTTCCGGTAAGGGTTCTCCCGAGTGGTGGATCGCGAACGTCAAGCCCGGTCGGGTGATGTTCGAGCTGTCCTACCCGAACGAGAAGATTGCTCGTGAGGCGCTCACCCGCGCTGCTCACAAGCTTCCGATGAAGTGCCGGATCGTTCGGCGCGAGGCAGGTGAGTCGTGA